Proteins encoded by one window of Mariniplasma anaerobium:
- a CDS encoding aromatic acid exporter family protein, which produces MRIFHTAVKMTLVTVIAGLISRWIGLEYWLTGGVLALLSIQLTKRDSLIIAFRRIVDVFFGMFLSILLFVIFGYEFWVFIVVVFIFSFSSWKLNIAEGIVPALVIVTHLLIFGEFSFSFIIEESLLVLISIGTATIFNTLYPSQGESELIKYTHMIDQFIRDHLLMLSFLIKDPLYAETYNNHYANLEKELKKVIHYVELIDKDLLFQNNQSYLSYAYMRKTQATFMKHMYDQASKMICVHQNAIEISDFIKDLSFDVGLYNNSIKYIDIINDLLEKYRLSELPKTREEFESRAVLYQVLLELESLLNVNLQFYEDHPNFFK; this is translated from the coding sequence ATGAGAATATTTCATACAGCTGTAAAAATGACCTTAGTAACTGTTATTGCAGGACTTATTTCTAGATGGATCGGCCTTGAATATTGGTTAACTGGTGGCGTTTTAGCATTATTATCAATTCAATTAACAAAAAGAGATTCACTCATCATCGCATTTAGACGTATCGTTGATGTGTTTTTCGGTATGTTTTTATCCATTTTATTATTTGTTATATTTGGATATGAATTTTGGGTATTTATTGTAGTCGTTTTCATCTTTAGTTTTTCATCATGGAAGTTAAATATTGCAGAAGGCATAGTTCCTGCATTAGTTATTGTTACACATTTATTAATTTTTGGTGAGTTTTCATTTTCATTTATTATAGAAGAATCATTATTAGTACTTATCTCTATAGGAACCGCAACGATATTTAATACACTTTATCCTTCTCAAGGAGAATCAGAACTTATTAAATATACGCATATGATCGATCAGTTCATTAGAGATCATTTATTAATGTTATCTTTTTTAATCAAAGATCCATTATATGCTGAGACATACAATAATCATTATGCGAATTTAGAAAAAGAATTAAAAAAGGTTATTCACTATGTCGAATTAATTGATAAAGATCTTTTATTCCAAAACAATCAAAGCTATCTTTCATATGCATATATGAGAAAAACACAAGCAACGTTTATGAAGCATATGTATGATCAAGCATCAAAAATGATATGTGTTCATCAAAATGCTATCGAAATATCAGATTTTATTAAAGATTTGAGTTTTGATGTCGGTTTGTATAATAACAGCATAAAATATATTGATATCATAAATGATTTACTTGAAAAATATAGATTATCAGAACTACCTAAAACAAGAGAAGAATTTGAGAGTAGAGCTGTTTTATATCAAGTCTTATTAGAGCTTGAATCCTTATTAAATGTAAACTTACAATTTTACGAAGATCATCCCAATTTTTTTAAATAG